The following is a genomic window from Lysinibacillus sp. JNUCC-52.
ATTTTATAATGACAGTCTCAGTTGCTATTAACGGTTTCGGACGTATTGGACGTATGGTTTTCCGCCAAGCGATCGTACAGGAAAGTTTAAATATTGTTGCAATTAACGCAAGCTACCCAGCAGAAACGTTAGCACATTTGATAAAGTATGACACAAATCACGGAACATTCGAAGGTACGATTGAACCAGCGGGCGATGCATTAATTGTAAATGGTAAACGTGTCCAAATTATTAGCGAACGTGATCCACTAAAATTACCATGGGCTACAATGGGCGTAGATATTGTAATTGAAGCAACTGGTAAATTCAATGATCGTGAGAAAGCAGCTATGCATCTTGAAGCAGGCGCCAAAAAAGTTATTTTAACAGCACCTGGTAAAAACGAGGACGTTACAATTGTTTTAGGTGTAAACGATGAAAAGCTTGATGTTGAAAAACATGACGTAATTTCAAATGCTTCTTGTACAACAAACTGCTTAGCACCAGTTGCTAAAGTATTAAATGATACATTTGGTATCGAAAGCGGTTTAATGACAACAGTTCACGCATATACAAATGACCAAAAAAACTTAGATAATCCACATAAAGATTTACGTCGTGCACGCGGTTGTGCACAATCTATTATTCCAACTTCAACAGGTGCTGCCAAAGCATTGAAATTAGTGTTGCCGGAATTGGAAGGTAAAATTCATGGTATGGCACTTCGTGTTCCAACACCAAATGTATCGTTAGTAGACCTTGTTGTAGATTTAAATACAGATGTTACAGTAGATTCTGTCAATGCTGCATTTGTGAAAGCTGCAACTGAAGGGCCTATGAAAGGCATTTTAAACTTCTCAATCGAGCCACTTGTATCTTCTGATTACAACACAACAACATACTCATCAACAGTAGATGGACTTTCTACAATGGTGATGGGTGACCGTAAAGTAAAAGTACTTGCTTGGTACGACAACGAGTGGGGCTATTCTGCACGCGTAGTTGATTTAGTGAAAAAAGTTGCAAAAGCATTAGAAACAGTTAGCGCTTAATAAATGTTTAGCACATTGAAATCGTAATGGTTTCAATGTGCTTTTTTTATAATTGTGTGAGTGACAGGCACTGTGCTTTGAAAAGTCAGAATTGTGTGAGTGACAGGCACTGTTTGCTGAAAAGATAATTAGGGAAAATGTACACTGTTCTAGGTCTGTAATCATCTGCCATACTACAGTTGGATAATGCGCTTTTCTTACTTGTAGGAAATTTGTTATAATATAAATATCAAATTGTTGTGGAATCAGGAGAGTAAAAATATGAGATGTCCTTCTTGCCAATTTAACGGAACACGTGTAGTGGATTCGAGGCCAGTAGATGATAATAAAGAAATACGAAGACGTCGTGAATGTGAGTCGTGTGGCTTTCGTTTTACAACGTTTGAAAAAATTGAAGAGACACCGTTAGTCGTTGTGAAAAAAGAAGGCTCGCG
Proteins encoded in this region:
- a CDS encoding glyceraldehyde-3-phosphate dehydrogenase; translation: MTVSVAINGFGRIGRMVFRQAIVQESLNIVAINASYPAETLAHLIKYDTNHGTFEGTIEPAGDALIVNGKRVQIISERDPLKLPWATMGVDIVIEATGKFNDREKAAMHLEAGAKKVILTAPGKNEDVTIVLGVNDEKLDVEKHDVISNASCTTNCLAPVAKVLNDTFGIESGLMTTVHAYTNDQKNLDNPHKDLRRARGCAQSIIPTSTGAAKALKLVLPELEGKIHGMALRVPTPNVSLVDLVVDLNTDVTVDSVNAAFVKAATEGPMKGILNFSIEPLVSSDYNTTTYSSTVDGLSTMVMGDRKVKVLAWYDNEWGYSARVVDLVKKVAKALETVSA